A single region of the Gossypium arboreum isolate Shixiya-1 chromosome 12, ASM2569848v2, whole genome shotgun sequence genome encodes:
- the LOC108478514 gene encoding stachyose synthase, protein MAPPNNPVNSILNRLRSSSLDQCFDLCKGKFSVKGCPLLHDVPSNVSFRPFSLVCNETESDAPFPLVQRVKALSHKGGFLGFNTDEPSDSVLNSLGRFADRNFLSIFRFKTWWSTQWVGTSGSDLQMETQWVVLDVPEIKSYVIIIPIIEGGFRSALRPGNDGHVMIFAESGSSHVKSCCFSSIAYVHVSENPFNLMKEAFSAIRVHLNTFKLLEEKSLPSMVDKFGWCTWDAFYLTVEPAGVWQGVKEFADAGVSLRFVIIDDGWQSINNDGDDPNEDAKNLVLGGEQMTARLHRFEECDKFRKYKGGSFLGSNALSFNPQKPRMLITKAIEIEHAVKARDKALQSGATDVSEFETKIKKLKQELDDMFEGEGSGLPNGNCESFDCKGDDFGLKAFTRDLRTEFKGLDDIWVWHALCGAWGGVRPGATHLDCKVVPCNVSPGLEGTMPDLAVDKIVEGGIGLVHPSQADDFFDSMHSHLSESGVTGVKVDVIHTLEYVSEEYGGRVNLAKAYYNGLSSSLSKNFKGTGIISSMQQCNDFFFLGTKQISMGRVGDDFWFQDPNGDPNGVFWLQGVHMIHCAYNSLWMGQIIQPDWDMFQSDHVCAKYHAGSRAICGGPVYLSDSLGCHNFDLIKKLVYPDGTIPKCQRFALPTRDCLFVNPLFDNKSLLKLWNFNKYGGVIGAFNCQGAGWDGKVRRIIGYPQCYKPVTGSVHITDIEWDQCMEAAAMGEAEEYVVYLDQAESLLPLTPKSNPIQVTIQSSSFEIFSFVPVKNLGPIAKFAPIGVTGMFNSGGTIQELDYNETGAAAARLKIKGSGNFLAYSNVAPKTCYLNGTEVAPEWSADGKLKLDLPWTEEANGISDVVFVF, encoded by the exons ATGGCACCTCCAAACAACCCTGTTAATTCTATTCTGAATCGTCTTCGTTCTAGTAGTTTGGATCAGTGTTTTGATTTATGTAAGGGAAAGTTCAGTGTCAAAGGTTGTCCTTTATTACATGATGTTCCTAGCAATGTTAGTTTCAGACCATTTTCGTTGGTTTGTAATGAAACAGAGTCTGATGCACCGTTTCCTTTGGTTCAACGAGTCAAGGCTTTGTCTCACAAAGGTGGGTTCTTAGGGTTCAATACTGATGAGCCATCTGATAGTGTGCTGAACTCATTGGGTAGGTTTGCTGATAGGAACTTTTTGAGTATCTTTAGGTTCAAAACCTGGTGGTCTACACAATGGGTTGGAACTTCAGGGTCTGATTTGCAAATGGAAACTCAATGGGTAGTTTTAGATGTGCCTGAAATTAAGTCCTATGTAATAATTATACCCATCATTGAAGGTGGTTTCAGGTCTGCTCTTAGACCTGGTAATGATGGACATGTCATGATCTTTGCTGAGAGTGGGTCTAGTCATGTTAAGTCATGTTGTTTTAGTTCAATAGCTTATGTTCATGTGTCTGAAAACCCTTTCAACTTGATGAAAGAAGCATTTAGTGCCATTAGGGTTCATCTTAATACCTTTAAGCTCTTGGAAGAGAAGAGCCTTCCTAGTATGGTTGACAAATTTGGTTGGTGCACTTGGGATGCTTTTTACTTAACCGTTGAACCGGCTGGTGTATGGCAGGGTGTTAAAGAGTTTGCCGATGCAGGGGTGTCGCTGAGGTTTGTCATCATTGATGATGGGTGGCAAAGCATTAATAATGATGGTGATGACCCTAATGAGGATGCTAAAAACCTTGTCCTTGGTGGGGAACAAATGACTGCTAGGCTTCATAGGTTTGAAGAGTGTGACAAGTTTAGAAAATACAAGGGTGGTTCCTTCTTGGGTTCTAATGCCTTGTCATTCAATCCACAAAAGCCTAGGATGCTGATCACTAAGGCCATTGAAATCGAACATGCGGTCAAGGCTCGTGACAAGGCACTTCAATCCGGTGCTACTGATGTTTCCGAGTTTGAAACCAAGATCAAGAAGCTGAAACAAGAATTGGATGATATGTTTGAAGGAGAAGGAAGTGGGCTCCCAAATGGAAACTGTGAAAGCTTTGACTGCAAGGGTGATGACTTCGGCTTGAAGGCATTTACAAGGGATTTGAGAACCGAGTTCAAAGGTTTAGACGACATTTGGGTGTGGCATGCTCTTTGTGGTGCTTGGGGTGGTGTTAGACCAGGAGCAACTCACCTCGATTGTAAAGTGGTTCCTTGTAATGTCTCTCCAGGACTTGAGGGGACCATGCCGGATTTGGCCGTGGATAAAATTGTTGAAGGTGGGATTGGACTGGTTCATCCAAGTCAAGCTGATGATTTCTTTGATTCCATGCATTCTCATCTTTCTGAATCCGGTGTTACTGGAGTAAAAGTCGATGTCATTCAC ACTCTCGAATATGTATCCGAAGAATACGGAGGCAGGGTTAACCTTGCCAAGGCTTACTACAATGGTTTATCGAGTTCATTGTCAAAGAACTTCAAAGGGACTGGAATCATCTCCAGCATGCAACAATGCAATGATTTTTTCTTCCTTGGGACAAAACAGATATCCATGGGCAGAGTTG GTGATGATTTCTGGTTTCAAGACCCGAATGGGGATCCGAATGGAGTTTTCTGGTTGCAAGGTGTTCACATGATCCACTGTGCTTATAATAGCTTGTGGATGGGTCAGATCATACAACCTGATTGGGACATGTTCCAATCCGACCATGTTTGTGCCAAATATCATGCTGGATCCAGGGCAATATGCGGTGGACCAGTTTATCTGAGCGACTCCCTTGGCTGCCATAATTTTGACCTTATTAAGAAGCTGGTTTACCCTGATGGCACCATCCCGAAGTGCCAGCGCTTTGCCCTTCCGACCCGAGATTGTCTTTTTGTAAACCCTTTATTCGATAATAAGTCCCTTCTCAAGCTATGGAATTTCAATAAG TATGGAGGTGTTATTGGAGCTTTCAACTGCCAAGGTGCCGGTTGGGACGGTAAGGTTCGGAGGATCATCGGCTATCCACAGTGCTACAAGCCTGTCACCGGTTCAGTGCACATCACCGATATCGAATGGGACCAATGCATGGAAGCTGCTGCAATGGGTGAGGCTGAAGAGTATGTTGTCTACCTAGACCAAGCTGAAAGCCTACTCCCGTTGACACCGAAATCCAATCCGATCCAGGTCACCATCCAATCATCTTCATTCGAGATTTTCAGCTTCGTGCCAGTGAAAAACCTTGGTCCTATTGCCAAATTTGCCCCTATCGGTGTAACCGGCATGTTCAATTCCGGAGGGACAATACAAGAATTGGACTACAACGAGACCGGAGCAGCAGCTGCAAGGCTCAAAATCAAAGGTAGTGGGAACTTCCTAGCCTATTCTAATGTTGCTCCAAAGACCTGTTACTTGAACGGTACCGAGGTGGCTCCCGAGTGGTCTGCCGATGGCAAATTAAAGCTCGATCTCCCTTGGACCGAGGAAGCCAATGGAATTTCTGATGTGGTCTTTGTCTTTTAA